Proteins encoded within one genomic window of Bacillus sp. 1NLA3E:
- a CDS encoding FAD-dependent oxidoreductase translates to MGEEKFDAIIVGGGLAGSTAAYILAKEGLEVLLIERGNYGGSKNMTGGRLYSHSLEKIIPNFAEEAPVERRVVKERISMMTENDAVTLDYHSPRLAETGSDSYVVMRGEFDRWLFNKAEEAGATAAAGIKVDQLILENNRVTGVICGGEEMKADVVILADGVNSILAENAGLRKGIKPSQVAVGVKEVYGLPAKVIEDRFGLTGDEGAAWLFAGSPSNGLIGGGFLYTNKESISIGLVLGLQHIGESDKTIEEMLVAFYNHPEIAPLIKDGKLLERSGHIVPEAGLSMVSTLYGDGYLICGDAAGFCLNIGYMVRGMDLAISSGELAAKAVLEAIKKGDFSSASLKSYKNMLDKSFIMNDLSAYKNFPEFMENPRIFNQYPTMVSDIMADMFVVDGEPPVSLRKKVMKHLKAVGLINLVKDGLKGMKSV, encoded by the coding sequence CTAAAAATATGACCGGGGGTCGTCTCTACTCTCACAGTTTAGAAAAAATAATTCCCAACTTTGCAGAGGAAGCACCGGTAGAGAGAAGAGTTGTCAAAGAGCGTATCAGCATGATGACTGAAAATGATGCGGTAACTTTGGATTATCATTCTCCCCGCTTGGCAGAAACAGGCAGTGATTCTTATGTGGTTATGCGTGGTGAGTTTGACCGTTGGCTCTTTAACAAGGCAGAAGAAGCGGGGGCAACAGCTGCAGCGGGTATTAAGGTAGACCAATTAATTCTGGAAAATAATCGGGTCACAGGAGTTATCTGCGGTGGTGAGGAAATGAAGGCTGATGTAGTAATTCTAGCAGATGGTGTAAATTCTATATTAGCTGAAAATGCAGGTTTAAGAAAAGGGATTAAGCCTTCTCAGGTTGCTGTGGGTGTCAAGGAAGTCTATGGGCTGCCGGCAAAGGTTATTGAGGATCGTTTTGGCTTAACAGGTGATGAAGGTGCCGCATGGTTATTTGCCGGCTCTCCGAGTAATGGGCTGATTGGAGGAGGTTTCCTTTATACCAACAAGGAAAGCATTTCTATTGGCTTGGTTTTGGGTCTTCAGCATATAGGAGAAAGTGACAAAACTATAGAGGAAATGCTTGTAGCCTTTTACAATCATCCTGAAATAGCTCCTTTAATTAAGGATGGCAAGCTTCTAGAAAGAAGTGGTCACATTGTACCTGAAGCAGGCCTGTCTATGGTTTCAACCTTGTATGGTGACGGCTACCTGATTTGTGGCGATGCGGCAGGCTTTTGTTTAAACATCGGTTATATGGTGAGGGGCATGGATTTGGCTATCAGCTCAGGAGAGTTGGCGGCTAAGGCTGTTCTTGAAGCAATAAAAAAGGGCGATTTTAGTTCAGCCTCTCTCAAAAGCTACAAGAATATGCTGGATAAAAGCTTCATAATGAATGACCTTTCTGCATATAAGAACTTTCCTGAATTTATGGAAAACCCTCGTATTTTCAACCAATATCCTACTATGGTATCAGATATTATGGCAGATATGTTTGTGGTTGATGGAGAACCTCCAGTTTCATTACGGAAAAAGGTTATGAAGCATTTAAAGGCTGTTGGTCTTATAAATCTAGTAAAAGACGGACTAAAGGGAATGAAATCTGTATGA